Proteins encoded within one genomic window of Bombina bombina isolate aBomBom1 chromosome 1, aBomBom1.pri, whole genome shotgun sequence:
- the LOC128645597 gene encoding keratin, type I cytoskeletal 15-like gives MSYSFSSSSRVGSGVSSRLSDGIYRAASVHGGGYGGSSISMSSAKLVSSGQGFSSGYGGGASYGAGSFGGGSFGGAGGSSFGANFSSGGGDGLLSGNEKYTMQNLNDRLANYLDKVRLLEEANSDLETKIREWYAKQGSVAVREQSYSGYYTTIDELRDKIFAATINNSKLVLEIDNARLAADDFRIKYENELSLRQSVDNDINGLRRVLDELTMSRSDLELQIEGLKEELVYLKKNHEEEVGEKQQHATGTVNVELDATPGVDLTRILNELREQYEHIAEKNRREAEAWYLGQVESLQNEVVASTQEVQTTKSEITDQRRNYQGLEIELQSLLSAKAGLEANLASAEGRYSAQLYQMQSIIGGIEGQLSELRSDQERQNQEYRALLDIKSRLEQEIATYHQLIDADSSKIGIGGGSATSATSTTTKVQAIIKEEIGGKVISSTSYKKY, from the exons ATGAGTTACAGCTTTAGCAGCTCCTCCAGGGTTGGCAGTGGTGTCTCCTCCAGGTTGTCTGATGGAATCTACAGGGCTGCCAGTGTTCATGGTGGTGGTTATGGAGGATCCAGCATCTCCATGTCCAGTGCTAAGTTAGTGTCATCTGGACAAGGCTTTAGCTCTGGATATGGAGGTGGAGCATCCTATGGTGCAGGGTCTTTTGGCGGTGGATCATTTGGTGGTGCTGGAGGATCTAGCTTTGGTGCAAACTTCTCCTCCGGTGGTGGAGATGGATTGCTGTCTGGCAATGAAAAATATACTATGCAAAACCTGAATGACCGTCTGGCCAATTACCTGGATAAGGTGCGATTACTGGAAGAAGCCAACAGTGACCTGGAGACAAAGATCCGTGAATGGTATGCAAAACAAGGGTCAGTCGCAGTACGTGAGCAGAGCTACAGTGGCTACTACACTACCATTGATGAACTGCGTGATAAG ATATTTGCTGCAACAATTAACAACTCTAAACTTGTTCTGGAGATTGATAATGCCAGATTAGCAGCTGATGACTTTAGAATCAA GTACGAGAATGAACTATCCCTGCGCCAGAGTGTTGATAATGATATCAATGGTCTCCGACGTGTGCTTGATGAATTGACCATGAGCAGGTCAGATCTGGAGCTTCAAATTGAAGGCCTTAAGGAAGAACTGGTTTACCTCAAGAAGAACCATGAGGAG GAAGTGGGTGAGAAGCAACAGCATGCAACTGGCACTGTGAACGTGGAATTAGATGCTACCCCAGGAGTTGATTTAACCAGAATTTTGAATGAACTCCGAGAGCAGTATGAACACATTGCAGAGAAAAACAGAAGGGAAGCTGAGGCCTGGTATCTTGGTCAG GTTGAATCTTTGCAAAATGAAGTTGTTGCCAGCACACAAGAAGTACAAACCACTAAGTCTGAGATTACGGATCAGAGACGTAACTACCAGGGCTTGGAAATTGAGCTGCAGTCCTTGTTAAGTGCT AAAGCTGGTCTGGAAGCCAACTTAGCAAGCGCAGAGGGACGCTATTCAGCACAGCTATACCAGATGCAATCTATCATCGGTGGCATTGAGGGTCAGCTGTCAGAGCTACGCTCAGACCAAGAACGCCAGAATCAGGAGTACAGAGCCCTGCTAGACATCAAGAGTAGGCTGGAACAGGAGATTGCCACATACCATCAACTCATAGATGCAGACAGCAGCAA
- the LOC128645604 gene encoding keratin, type I cytoskeletal 15-like, with amino-acid sequence MSYSFSSSSRVGSGVSSRLSDGIYRAASVHGGGYGGSSISMSSAKLVSSGQGFSSGYGGGASYGAGSFGGGSFGGAGGSSFGANFSSGGGDGLLSGNEKYTMQNLNDRLANYLDKVRLLEEANSDLETKIREWYAKQGSVAVREQSYSGYYTTIDELRDKIFAATINNSKLVLEIDNARLAADDFRIKYENELSLRQSVDNDINGLRRVLDELTMSRSDLELQIEGLKEELVYLKKNHEEEVGEKQQHATGTVNVELDATPGVDLTRILNELREQYEHIAEKNRREAEAWYLGQVESLQNEVVASTQEVQTTKSEITDQRRNYQGLEIELQSLLSAKAGLEANLASAEGRYSAQLYQMQSIIGGIEGQLSELRSDQERQNQEYRALLDIKSRLEQEIGTYHQLIDADSSKIGIGGGSATSATSTTTKVQAIIKEEIGGKVISSTSYKKY; translated from the exons ATGAGTTACAGCTTTAGCAGCTCCTCCAGGGTTGGCAGTGGTGTCTCCTCCAGGTTGTCTGATGGAATCTACAGGGCTGCCAGTGTTCATGGTGGTGGTTATGGGGGATCCAGCATCTCCATGTCTAGTGCTAAGTTAGTGTCATCTGGACAAGGCTTTAGCTCTGGATATGGAGGTGGAGCATCCTATGGTGCAGGGTCTTTTGGCGGTGGATCATTTGGTGGTGCTGGAGGATCTAGCTTTGGTGCAAACTTCTCCTCCGGTGGTGGAGATGGATTGCTGTCTGGCAATGAAAAATATACTATGCAAAACCTGAATGACCGTCTGGCCAATTACCTGGATAAGGTGCGATTACTGGAAGAAGCCAACAGTGACCTGGAGACAAAGATCCGTGAATGGTATGCAAAACAAGGGTCAGTCGCAGTACGTGAGCAGAGCTACAGTGGCTACTACACTACCATTGATGAACTGCGTGATAAG ATATTTGCTGCAACAATTAACAACTCTAAACTTGTTCTGGAGATTGATAATGCCAGATTAGCAGCTGATGACTTCAGAATCAA GTACGAGAATGAACTATCCCTGCGCCAGAGTGTTGATAATGATATCAATGGTCTCCGACGTGTGCTTGATGAATTGACCATGAGCAGGTCAGATCTGGAGCTTCAAATTGAAGGCCTTAAGGAAGAACTGGTTTACCTCAAGAAGAACCATGAGGAG GAAGTCGGTGAGAAGCAACAGCATGCAACTGGCACTGTGAACGTGGAATTAGATGCTACCCCAGGAGTTGATTTAACCAGAATTTTGAATGAACTCCGAGAGCAGTATGAACACATTGCAGAGAAAAACAGAAGGGAAGCTGAGGCCTGGTATCTTGGTCAG GTTGAATCTTTGCAAAATGAAGTTGTTGCCAGCACACAAGAAGTACAAACCACTAAGTCCGAGATTACGGATCAGAGACGTAACTACCAGGGCTTGGAAATTGAGCTGCAGTCCTTGTTAAGTGCT AAAGCTGGTCTGGAAGCCAACTTAGCAAGCGCAGAGGGACGCTATTCAGCACAGCTATACCAGATGCAATCTATCATCGGTGGCATTGAGGGTCAGCTGTCAGAGCTCCGCTCAGACCAAGAACGCCAGAATCAGGAGTACAGAGCCCTGCTAGACATCAAGAGTAGACTGGAACAGGAGATCGGCACATACCATCAACTCATAGATGCAGACAGCAGCAA AATCGGTATCGGAGGTGGAAGTGCAACATCAG CAACCTCCACTACAACCAAAGTACAAGCCATCATAAAGGAGGAAATTGGCGGAAAGGTTATTTCTTCAACATCTTACAAGAAGTATTAA